The proteins below are encoded in one region of Myxococcales bacterium:
- the ccsA gene encoding cytochrome c biogenesis protein CcsA, which produces MLSVVVWRSVAMRFFSEQHREVSRLCGCELEVSALWFYSAADMFNSGIPVLGNLILSALLILAGYTFGVAIASSRKPALLRSARFGAYASCALVLLAVCLLAYAFQTHDFRIRYVARYSDRSMPWWYLLASLWGGQDGSLLWWTFLLSLYTAACLRSLKGRYLELQPFILATLMGIFAFFAVLMLFAANPFATSYAGSPIDGEGLNPLLQNYWMTIHPPSLYMGFVGWSIPFAFVVAALITGRLGEEWIYASRRWTLIAWTFLSIGNVLGMIWSYEELGWGGYWAWDPVENAAILPWFSGTAFLHSVMIQERRGMLKVWNVALICLTFFLTIFGTFLTRSGLIASVHSFARSDIGIYFLWFLAGVSVFCIALVIWRLPRLRAKSEMDSLLSREFSFLLQNWILLAILFFILVATLFPRISEWLRNEVVTVGPSYFNKWIVPLGLILLLLMGIGPLLAWRRATKKKFIASL; this is translated from the coding sequence GTGCTGTCTGTCGTTGTCTGGCGCAGCGTAGCGATGCGGTTTTTCTCCGAGCAACATCGTGAAGTTTCGCGTCTTTGCGGGTGTGAACTTGAAGTAAGTGCGTTGTGGTTCTACTCTGCCGCCGATATGTTCAATAGTGGTATACCCGTCCTTGGTAATCTGATTCTTTCGGCCTTGCTTATCCTGGCTGGCTACACCTTTGGTGTTGCCATTGCATCAAGCCGCAAGCCCGCCTTGCTTCGTAGCGCACGCTTTGGTGCCTACGCAAGTTGTGCTCTTGTGCTGCTTGCGGTTTGCCTTTTGGCTTACGCTTTTCAAACGCACGATTTTCGTATTCGTTACGTAGCGCGCTATAGCGATCGTTCTATGCCCTGGTGGTATCTGCTGGCGTCGCTGTGGGGTGGTCAAGACGGATCACTATTATGGTGGACCTTTTTGCTCTCCCTCTATACCGCAGCTTGTCTCCGATCGTTAAAAGGCCGCTATCTCGAACTGCAACCCTTTATCCTAGCAACCTTGATGGGCATCTTTGCGTTTTTTGCGGTCTTGATGCTCTTTGCAGCGAACCCTTTTGCGACCAGCTATGCGGGATCTCCCATCGACGGCGAAGGACTCAATCCTCTGCTTCAAAACTACTGGATGACGATTCATCCACCCTCCCTTTATATGGGCTTTGTCGGATGGTCGATTCCTTTTGCCTTCGTGGTTGCGGCGCTGATTACGGGTAGGCTCGGTGAAGAGTGGATTTATGCTTCTCGGCGCTGGACGCTGATAGCGTGGACCTTCCTTAGCATTGGTAACGTGCTTGGCATGATTTGGTCCTACGAAGAACTTGGCTGGGGAGGCTACTGGGCTTGGGATCCTGTTGAAAATGCAGCAATCCTACCCTGGTTTAGTGGCACAGCCTTTTTGCATTCGGTGATGATTCAAGAGCGTCGCGGCATGCTCAAAGTCTGGAACGTGGCACTTATTTGTCTCACTTTCTTTTTAACGATTTTCGGCACTTTTTTGACCCGTTCTGGGCTGATAGCGAGCGTTCATTCCTTTGCGCGTTCGGATATCGGCATTTACTTTTTGTGGTTTTTAGCCGGCGTCTCAGTGTTTTGTATTGCCTTAGTGATTTGGCGTCTGCCGCGTCTTCGTGCAAAGAGCGAAATGGATTCACTCCTAAGCCGTGAGTTTAGTTTCCTTCTTCAGAACTGGATTTTGCTTGCCATTCTTTTCTTTATCCTTGTTGCAACCCTTTTTCCGCGCATCAGTGAATGGCTTCGAAACGAAGTGGTGACTGTTGGTCCGAGCTACTTTAATAAATGGATAGTTCCGCTCGGTCTGATACTCCTTTTGCTTATGGGCATCGGCCCACTGTTGGCTTGGCGTAGAGCAACCAAGAAAAAATTTATTGCAAGCCTTTAA
- a CDS encoding MATE family efflux transporter, with product MTKISHNQVWRLATPIIIGHISVPLLGMMDTAVVGRLPGPEPLGALALGNLVFNYLYWGFGFLRMGTTGPTAQAWGSGNHEEVSKLAKRAFVLSFCISIVIVLLQVPIIYFALRLISADEQLKTLASSYFYARVWGAPAALGNFVIIGWLLGIQQARSVLWIQLWMNGLNIVLDLLMVFVFHQGVAGVGYATAVSEYAAFAAGIVSMQHFAPQLFELKEWKEAFHLRALAPMLSINGDLFVRTLCLISSFALLTFMGARMGRLVLASNALLMNFQLFASYSLDGFAHAAEALVGQSLGAKDRKAYWSAVKISTVWAAGMAIIYVLVYGAFGGALIDTLSIDPAVQSEARRFLPWLIITPVVSVWSYQLDGIFAGSTRSKEMRNSMMLSFALYVALVFVLVPRFDNHGLWAAFMLFMVFRAITLGLRLFQKRDEDSQDDESRPLCNGS from the coding sequence ATGACTAAAATCTCGCATAACCAAGTCTGGCGACTCGCAACGCCCATTATTATTGGGCATATTTCGGTGCCTCTATTAGGCATGATGGATACCGCCGTGGTGGGCCGCTTGCCAGGTCCAGAGCCACTTGGGGCACTCGCATTGGGCAATTTGGTTTTCAATTATCTGTACTGGGGATTTGGTTTTTTGCGCATGGGGACAACCGGACCAACGGCACAAGCCTGGGGTTCTGGTAATCACGAAGAGGTCTCGAAGCTTGCAAAGCGAGCTTTTGTGCTGTCGTTCTGTATCAGCATTGTTATCGTATTGCTTCAGGTTCCAATCATTTATTTCGCGCTTCGCCTTATCAGCGCAGATGAACAGTTAAAAACTTTAGCTTCTTCTTATTTCTACGCACGGGTTTGGGGGGCCCCAGCTGCTCTTGGTAACTTTGTGATCATTGGCTGGCTTTTAGGCATTCAACAAGCACGCAGTGTTTTGTGGATTCAGCTTTGGATGAACGGACTAAACATCGTCTTGGATTTACTTATGGTGTTTGTTTTTCATCAGGGGGTAGCCGGCGTGGGTTATGCCACGGCAGTCTCCGAATATGCTGCATTTGCCGCGGGGATTGTTTCCATGCAGCATTTTGCTCCACAACTATTTGAACTCAAAGAATGGAAAGAAGCGTTTCACTTACGCGCCCTTGCACCCATGTTGAGCATCAACGGTGATTTATTTGTGCGAACACTATGCTTGATTTCAAGTTTTGCTCTATTGACTTTCATGGGTGCACGCATGGGACGTTTAGTGCTTGCATCGAACGCGCTATTGATGAATTTTCAGCTCTTTGCATCCTACAGCTTGGATGGTTTTGCTCATGCTGCCGAAGCCCTTGTGGGCCAGTCTCTTGGCGCTAAAGATCGCAAAGCGTACTGGAGTGCAGTCAAGATAAGCACGGTATGGGCTGCCGGAATGGCGATCATCTACGTTCTTGTTTATGGGGCTTTCGGCGGAGCACTGATTGATACGCTGAGCATCGATCCTGCTGTACAAAGCGAAGCGCGTCGTTTTCTCCCGTGGCTTATCATCACCCCAGTTGTTTCGGTATGGAGCTATCAGCTCGACGGCATCTTCGCGGGAAGCACACGGAGTAAAGAGATGCGCAACAGTATGATGCTCTCCTTTGCGCTTTATGTTGCTCTTGTGTTTGTTTTGGTCCCACGCTTCGACAATCACGGACTTTGGGCAGCATTTATGCTTTTCATGGTCTTCAGGGCCATTACCCTGGGCCTTCGCCTTTTTCAGAAACGCGACGAGGATAGCCAAGATGACGAAAGCCGGCCTTTATGCAACGGTAGCTAG
- a CDS encoding glycoside hydrolase family 32 protein has product MYLKMLICAPLLLAACASSPEHKQSEKRSSMTEGGSEASRDSLRPAFHFTPKSHWMNDPNGLVFYKGEYHLFYQYNPNDIVWGPMHWGHAVSQDLVHWKHLPIALYPDALGTIFSGSAVIDWHNTAGFGPEAMVAIFSHDKDKAQQQSLAYSRDQGRNWKKYEGNPVLKTPQGSPDFRDPKVFWYGDEKGHWVMALAVKDRIHFYHSADLKNWIKASEFGLAYGSHGGVWETPDLFELAIEGTSKRKWVLSVGINNGAPAGGSGNQYFIGDFDGKTFKPLYPRDTIVWADYGADFYAAQSWNDLRDGRRIWIGWMNNWNYADKIPSSGWRGAFSLPRVLSLRQSKHKIQLVQKPVSELAVLQKNHRSIRDVSVDEANAFLRELRARGFELSATVKVDDLKNAFSVVIHTGEHETCTVSYSAKKQELSVDRSASGITGFSPDFGVVHTAPLVAENGRIHLRVFFDHTSMEVFANDGKVVFTERLFPKNENVKIRASFSDAPVSIESLDWYDLSAL; this is encoded by the coding sequence ATGTATTTAAAAATGTTGATCTGCGCTCCACTGCTTCTTGCGGCTTGCGCATCATCCCCTGAACACAAGCAAAGCGAGAAAAGGTCTTCGATGACAGAAGGGGGCAGCGAGGCAAGTCGTGACTCTTTGCGTCCAGCGTTTCATTTCACGCCAAAGTCTCACTGGATGAACGATCCAAATGGTCTTGTCTTTTATAAGGGCGAATACCATTTGTTTTATCAATATAATCCAAATGACATCGTGTGGGGACCCATGCATTGGGGGCATGCGGTAAGTCAGGATCTTGTGCATTGGAAGCATCTGCCGATTGCTCTTTATCCGGACGCGCTTGGCACGATTTTTTCGGGCAGCGCGGTAATCGATTGGCACAACACCGCGGGATTCGGTCCTGAGGCGATGGTGGCGATTTTCTCCCACGACAAAGACAAAGCACAGCAGCAGAGTCTTGCGTACAGTCGCGACCAAGGTCGCAATTGGAAAAAGTACGAGGGTAATCCTGTGCTCAAGACGCCTCAGGGCAGCCCGGATTTTCGAGATCCAAAAGTGTTTTGGTACGGCGATGAAAAAGGGCATTGGGTTATGGCTTTGGCCGTCAAAGATCGCATCCATTTTTATCACTCTGCCGATCTAAAGAACTGGATCAAAGCAAGTGAATTTGGTCTTGCTTATGGATCGCACGGTGGTGTTTGGGAAACGCCCGATTTGTTTGAGCTTGCGATTGAGGGGACTTCCAAGCGCAAGTGGGTGCTAAGCGTTGGCATTAACAACGGAGCGCCCGCTGGAGGAAGTGGTAATCAATACTTTATCGGGGACTTTGATGGCAAAACCTTCAAGCCACTGTATCCGCGAGACACAATAGTGTGGGCAGATTATGGAGCTGATTTTTATGCAGCACAATCGTGGAACGATCTGAGGGATGGAAGACGCATTTGGATTGGCTGGATGAATAACTGGAACTATGCGGATAAAATACCGAGCTCGGGATGGCGAGGGGCTTTTTCCCTGCCACGTGTTTTGTCCTTGAGACAAAGCAAGCACAAAATACAACTTGTTCAAAAACCTGTCAGCGAACTTGCCGTGCTTCAGAAAAATCATCGAAGCATCAGAGATGTCTCCGTCGATGAAGCAAATGCCTTTTTGCGCGAGCTTAGGGCTCGCGGTTTTGAACTTTCGGCTACGGTAAAAGTAGACGATCTAAAAAATGCTTTTTCTGTTGTTATCCATACAGGCGAACATGAGACTTGCACCGTGAGTTATTCGGCCAAGAAGCAAGAGCTTTCTGTGGATCGAAGTGCATCAGGTATCACGGGGTTTTCTCCTGATTTTGGAGTGGTTCACACGGCGCCTCTGGTTGCTGAAAATGGCCGAATTCATTTGCGCGTTTTCTTTGACCACACGTCGATGGAAGTCTTTGCAAACGACGGAAAAGTTGTCTTCACCGAGCGTCTTTTTCCTAAAAACGAAAACGTTAAGATAAGAGCTAGTTTTTCTGATGCCCCAGTTTCGATCGAATCACTGGATTGGTATGACTTGTCAGCCCTTTAG
- a CDS encoding SDR family oxidoreductase has product MNALGNIQFTEAMLPYLKKQKNAHIVNVISTSAVPDLKEGDNKGWKSYGASKWAFAGYTKTLRLDLEKEKSQIKLTAFFPGGFESKLYERAGRAWAHGQPWMMKTKDVAETILFVLSRPKDVLIPRVVMTKHNP; this is encoded by the coding sequence GTGAATGCTTTGGGTAATATTCAGTTCACCGAAGCGATGTTGCCTTATCTGAAAAAGCAGAAAAACGCTCATATTGTAAATGTAATTTCGACCTCTGCGGTGCCTGATCTCAAAGAAGGTGACAACAAAGGTTGGAAATCCTATGGCGCATCAAAATGGGCATTCGCTGGGTACACCAAAACCTTGCGTTTGGATTTGGAAAAGGAGAAATCGCAGATTAAACTAACAGCCTTTTTCCCTGGAGGTTTTGAGAGTAAGCTCTATGAGCGTGCGGGACGTGCTTGGGCACATGGGCAACCATGGATGATGAAAACCAAAGACGTTGCTGAAACAATTTTGTTCGTACTGAGTCGTCCCAAGGATGTGTTGATTCCGCGCGTTGTCATGACGAAGCACAACCCTTAA
- a CDS encoding CDP-alcohol phosphatidyltransferase family protein, with translation MRFHDSKKAMTFSDSDKKKYVYRVEDRSLLLPFFRQFFWRPILQFIPKTISPNVLTICGNSFAWFSFLLIVLAPNSSKLVFLVSGLCIAAYITIDNLDGEHARRTDRASKLGEFLDHWFDNYSAALCVFGFALMLDLSQGFTLLGVGTVCWVSMITFWEHLRRGEVVLGFVGNIEAMTSIILTYASALIFGVETINQKFLFSYLSIPETLFLVMSIGVLVSLMSPIRRLRNHFSDLLAPSISFVLLVIWAENTQGPLLLHGLLLLLLGNYYAGKFVVARFGHQAIKISDPFLVMVLVLMNAAGWLFPLPQHQETILGCLLFLYLFARVMLEFFGTITTISKHFTM, from the coding sequence GTGCGATTTCATGATTCTAAAAAAGCGATGACGTTTTCCGATAGTGACAAAAAAAAATATGTTTACCGTGTAGAAGATAGATCATTGCTTTTGCCATTCTTCCGACAATTTTTCTGGCGACCAATCCTGCAGTTTATTCCAAAAACGATTTCACCCAATGTTTTAACCATATGTGGCAATTCTTTTGCTTGGTTTTCTTTTCTTTTGATCGTGTTGGCGCCCAACTCTTCAAAGCTCGTTTTCCTAGTATCGGGCCTCTGTATTGCGGCATACATCACGATTGACAACCTTGATGGAGAGCATGCTAGGCGTACTGATCGCGCTTCAAAGCTTGGGGAATTTTTGGACCATTGGTTTGACAATTACAGCGCAGCGTTGTGTGTTTTTGGTTTCGCTCTGATGCTTGACTTGAGTCAAGGTTTCACTCTTTTGGGAGTTGGGACAGTATGTTGGGTGAGTATGATCACATTTTGGGAGCATCTTCGAAGAGGAGAGGTGGTTTTAGGTTTCGTTGGCAATATAGAAGCCATGACATCAATCATTCTGACCTACGCGTCTGCTCTTATCTTTGGCGTGGAAACTATCAACCAAAAATTCCTGTTTTCGTACCTTTCAATCCCCGAAACACTTTTTCTTGTCATGAGCATTGGTGTTCTGGTTAGTCTTATGTCCCCCATTCGGCGTTTGCGAAATCATTTTTCAGACCTTCTAGCGCCCAGCATTTCCTTTGTTTTGCTCGTAATCTGGGCTGAAAACACACAAGGGCCTCTGCTGCTTCACGGTTTGCTGCTACTGCTTCTGGGCAACTACTATGCAGGAAAATTTGTTGTCGCCAGATTTGGACATCAGGCGATAAAAATTTCTGATCCCTTTCTTGTCATGGTGCTTGTCTTAATGAATGCGGCAGGTTGGTTGTTCCCTTTGCCGCAACATCAAGAAACAATTTTGGGGTGTTTGTTGTTCTTGTATCTTTTTGCAAGAGTCATGCTTGAGTTCTTTGGAACCATAACAACCATATCCAAACATTTCACGATGTGA
- a CDS encoding transposase gives MAQMRGDEQRRLSQARHPWIKRHLEQSIAYLKEQTQMLEAEITTLLEANSTLGCRASLLQSFKGIAQSSAACLLSDFPELGSLRPKQAAALAGLAPYNCDSGRFRGKRRIRGGRAHVRRSVYMAMLVAVRFNATLPIFYERLIAAGKPPKVALTAASRKLLCILNAMLCDDCSFRPMPAN, from the coding sequence TTGGCGCAGATGCGAGGTGATGAGCAGCGGCGCCTATCGCAAGCAAGGCATCCATGGATAAAGCGTCATCTTGAGCAAAGCATCGCTTATCTCAAAGAGCAGACACAGATGCTTGAGGCAGAAATCACAACCCTCCTTGAGGCAAACAGTACGCTTGGCTGCAGAGCAAGCCTACTTCAGAGTTTCAAAGGGATTGCTCAGAGCAGTGCAGCGTGCCTACTCAGTGATTTTCCTGAACTTGGCAGCCTTCGCCCTAAACAAGCCGCAGCCCTAGCCGGACTTGCCCCCTACAACTGCGATAGCGGGCGGTTTCGAGGCAAACGACGCATCCGCGGTGGCCGGGCCCATGTACGGCGCAGCGTGTACATGGCCATGCTTGTCGCCGTGCGTTTCAACGCAACACTCCCCATCTTCTACGAACGACTCATCGCAGCAGGAAAGCCACCCAAAGTCGCCCTCACAGCAGCGTCCCGAAAACTGCTTTGCATCCTCAATGCCATGCTGTGCGATGACTGTTCTTTTCGGCCTATGCCTGCAAACTAA
- a CDS encoding SDR family oxidoreductase has protein sequence MREIQAKDGKADYVLCDIRRAPQIAKAVKWVFSNYKRVDILVNNAGVWTDDQLEKKRPELRDNVFAVNALGNIQFTEAMLPYLKKQKNAHIVNVISTSAVPDLKEGDNKGWKSYGASKWAFAGYTKALRLDLEKEKSQIKLTAFFPGGFESKLYERAGRALAHEQPWMMKTKDVAETFCLY, from the coding sequence GTGCGTGAAATACAAGCTAAAGATGGCAAGGCAGACTATGTACTTTGTGATATTCGCCGAGCGCCACAAATTGCAAAGGCAGTGAAGTGGGTTTTTTCTAACTATAAAAGAGTAGACATTTTGGTAAACAACGCTGGAGTATGGACCGACGATCAACTTGAAAAAAAACGACCTGAACTACGCGATAATGTTTTTGCGGTGAATGCTTTGGGTAATATTCAGTTCACCGAAGCGATGTTGCCTTATCTGAAAAAGCAGAAAAACGCTCATATTGTAAATGTAATTTCGACCTCTGCGGTGCCTGATCTCAAAGAAGGTGACAACAAAGGTTGGAAATCCTATGGCGCATCAAAATGGGCATTCGCTGGGTACACCAAAGCCTTGCGTTTGGATTTGGAAAAGGAGAAATCGCAGATTAAACTAACAGCCTTTTTCCCTGGAGGTTTTGAGAGTAAGCTCTATGAGCGTGCGGGACGTGCTTTGGCACATGAGCAACCATGGATGATGAAAACCAAAGACGTTGCTGAAACATTTTGTTTGTACTGA
- a CDS encoding sodium:proton antiporter, protein MQSTLLLLLLVASVVAVIAARIRVPYTVALVAAGLLLRHLSWTWPGLPLHGLRLTPHLLMDFFLPVLLFEAAFHLSFNVFFKNIRIITLLAFPGVLLATAIAATLSVYLGRYAGINWGWGVALLFASMLAATDPVSVIALFKELGAPKRLSVVMEGESLLNDGVAVVLFTVLAANLSLGHTEHVLSFAWVSRFFAWEVLGGLGLGAVIGLLVSYLLTFSDDRLVEITLSTVAVFASHMFAGQLHVSGVLAVVAAGMACGNVGAKFGLSERSHEAVAGFWEYAVFVSNSFVFLLIGEEINLRRLGSHLDLVVFAWLSLLIGRFFVVWLVKRSVQRSKEQLPTSWTAVLSWGGLRGGLSMVLALGLPADFAYRKLLIDLVFGVVLFSIVIQGLSIPSVLKWACRRTPESGS, encoded by the coding sequence ATGCAAAGCACGCTTCTTTTGTTATTGCTGGTTGCCAGTGTCGTTGCGGTGATTGCAGCCCGGATTCGTGTTCCGTACACGGTGGCGCTGGTGGCGGCGGGTTTGCTTTTGCGGCATTTATCGTGGACCTGGCCCGGTCTGCCTCTTCATGGTTTGCGTCTTACACCGCATTTGTTGATGGACTTTTTTTTGCCGGTGCTTTTGTTTGAAGCTGCTTTTCATTTAAGTTTCAACGTTTTTTTCAAAAACATTCGCATTATTACATTGCTTGCCTTCCCCGGCGTGTTGCTCGCCACCGCCATTGCTGCAACGCTCAGTGTGTATTTGGGTCGCTATGCGGGAATCAACTGGGGCTGGGGTGTTGCGCTGCTTTTTGCTTCGATGCTTGCGGCAACTGATCCAGTGAGTGTAATCGCGCTTTTCAAAGAACTCGGTGCCCCAAAACGTTTGAGTGTGGTTATGGAAGGTGAGTCTCTGCTAAACGATGGCGTTGCTGTGGTGCTCTTTACGGTGCTGGCTGCGAATCTTAGCTTAGGACACACGGAGCACGTGCTTAGTTTTGCATGGGTATCACGCTTTTTCGCTTGGGAGGTTTTAGGTGGCCTTGGGCTTGGAGCAGTCATTGGCTTACTGGTTTCCTATTTGCTGACCTTTAGCGATGATCGTTTAGTTGAAATCACGCTTAGCACCGTTGCGGTTTTTGCAAGTCATATGTTTGCTGGGCAACTGCATGTATCGGGTGTGCTTGCTGTCGTCGCGGCTGGTATGGCATGTGGCAATGTTGGTGCAAAGTTTGGTCTATCGGAGCGCAGTCATGAGGCGGTAGCTGGTTTTTGGGAGTATGCGGTCTTTGTCTCCAATTCATTTGTTTTTCTTCTTATTGGTGAGGAAATCAATTTACGCAGGCTTGGCTCGCACCTTGACCTTGTGGTCTTTGCCTGGCTGTCGTTGCTGATCGGACGTTTTTTTGTCGTTTGGTTGGTGAAGCGTTCGGTGCAACGAAGCAAAGAACAATTGCCGACGTCATGGACTGCTGTGTTAAGTTGGGGTGGCTTGCGTGGTGGACTATCGATGGTGCTTGCGCTAGGTCTGCCAGCTGATTTTGCATATCGTAAGTTGCTTATCGATCTTGTGTTTGGGGTTGTTCTTTTTTCAATCGTAATACAAGGTCTGAGTATTCCTTCCGTCCTTAAGTGGGCCTGCCGGCGTACACCGGAAAGTGGAAGTTAG
- a CDS encoding transposase — protein MMPRKCRYQVLVPDRVHHVYMRGNNRRTLFSSSVERRRYLMILEEGLSKYPCLLHHIALLTNHIHYALTPPNLETLSKLMKFVGQKYAVYRNRRRGGTGKLFEQRYECRVIANDNHMRVIGGYIDLNPELSGMPKRYLAWSTKNIHLGEPSLTIPECLWTPSPWYLALATTAKGRQASYAKWLSEYRARRQGWDKEFDVFGTQVRGDKCFKGVLRPDGTSAR, from the coding sequence ATGATGCCAAGAAAATGCCGTTATCAAGTGCTCGTTCCCGACCGAGTTCATCACGTCTATATGCGTGGAAATAATCGAAGAACTCTTTTCTCGTCGAGTGTCGAGCGTCGCCGCTACCTTATGATTTTGGAAGAAGGCTTGAGTAAGTATCCCTGCTTACTTCATCACATTGCATTACTAACAAACCATATACACTATGCGCTGACACCGCCCAATCTCGAGACACTAAGTAAGCTGATGAAGTTTGTTGGTCAGAAATATGCCGTCTATCGAAATCGTCGTCGAGGGGGAACAGGCAAGCTTTTCGAACAGCGCTACGAATGTCGGGTGATCGCCAATGACAATCACATGAGAGTTATTGGCGGCTATATTGATCTCAATCCCGAATTGTCGGGTATGCCAAAACGTTATTTAGCGTGGAGTACCAAGAATATTCATCTAGGTGAACCAAGTCTTACGATTCCGGAGTGTCTGTGGACTCCGAGTCCTTGGTATCTCGCACTTGCTACTACCGCTAAAGGGCGACAAGCTTCGTACGCCAAATGGCTTAGCGAGTATCGAGCCCGCCGCCAAGGCTGGGATAAGGAATTCGACGTGTTTGGCACGCAGGTACGAGGAGACAAGTGTTTTAAAGGTGTCCTTCGTCCAGATGGAACCTCTGCGAGATAG
- a CDS encoding TrkA family potassium uptake protein has translation MKKQALIIGLGQFGMAAAKSLSELGVEVLAVDKSQRRVSIAAEFVTEAVRFDATDEQALLKTAPKNRDVCICAIGDESRESSILCTALLRQMGAKKVFARGNDPLHERILRSIGAHEVINPEAEFGSRIAAHLVYEDVVGIVTMGRGMAFGELHLPPSFEGKTLIDLALPRRFGVTVAAIERQGKTTVAPNPQMPLEKDDVLVVISQKENIVKLMEESV, from the coding sequence ATGAAAAAACAAGCTCTCATTATCGGCCTTGGTCAATTTGGCATGGCTGCTGCAAAATCGCTTTCGGAACTTGGTGTCGAGGTTTTAGCAGTGGACAAGTCACAGCGCAGGGTCAGCATCGCCGCTGAGTTTGTTACTGAAGCCGTTCGTTTTGATGCCACCGATGAGCAAGCCCTGCTCAAAACGGCACCCAAAAACCGCGACGTTTGCATTTGCGCCATTGGCGATGAGTCGCGCGAATCCTCGATCTTGTGCACCGCGCTACTCCGACAAATGGGAGCCAAAAAGGTTTTTGCCCGAGGCAACGACCCTCTGCACGAACGAATCCTACGCTCGATTGGTGCACATGAAGTCATCAACCCCGAAGCCGAATTCGGCTCACGTATCGCAGCACACCTTGTCTATGAAGATGTTGTAGGCATCGTGACCATGGGCCGCGGCATGGCTTTTGGAGAACTGCACCTTCCGCCCTCCTTTGAGGGAAAAACATTAATCGACTTGGCCCTGCCGCGACGCTTCGGCGTCACCGTTGCCGCCATCGAACGGCAAGGCAAAACCACGGTTGCACCCAACCCGCAAATGCCTCTGGAAAAAGACGACGTCCTCGTTGTGATTTCTCAAAAAGAAAACATCGTTAAGCTTATGGAAGAGAGCGTATAG
- a CDS encoding serine/threonine protein kinase, with product MQDSLIGKVLAGSYRVDAHVADGGIGRVYRGTHLRLGHTVAIKVLNAEYRDTEDAQKRFEREARLAAELNHPHIIKVFDFDRLDDGRYFIALEWLEGHCLRELIEETLLPEQRTLELLEQIASAVDYAHERGVIHRDLKPDNVFVIQGAAGRDFVKVLDFGLAKNTESKHSLATQTGSVLGTPAYMAPEQAEGSKHIGPEADRYAFAAIALELFTGELPYEVDSPSRMLVAILTKEPRLPSELGYENRSLDHAFERALSRSVHRRFSSCIAFVAALREILSAASKYPSSTDPKSVFGTAPTVSLHTPRLKSYRLGILLIVIAVSLLGVGIYAATRSQVPKAAKRIQVSSQEIEDTKSLDSGIELLPPPNTGASKVPKQRANVSSTKQQKLNTSKKTPKKNKTNILPKVDEVFGD from the coding sequence ATGCAGGATTCCTTAATTGGCAAAGTGCTTGCCGGTAGCTACCGGGTGGACGCCCATGTAGCCGACGGCGGCATTGGAAGGGTCTACCGTGGAACGCATTTGCGATTGGGACATACGGTCGCCATTAAAGTACTCAATGCTGAGTATCGCGATACTGAGGATGCGCAAAAACGTTTTGAACGCGAGGCAAGGTTAGCGGCAGAGCTTAACCATCCGCATATCATCAAGGTGTTTGATTTTGATCGTCTCGATGATGGTCGTTATTTTATCGCACTTGAATGGCTCGAAGGTCATTGCTTGCGCGAGTTGATCGAAGAAACTCTTCTGCCAGAGCAAAGAACTCTAGAGTTGTTGGAGCAGATTGCTTCTGCGGTTGACTACGCGCATGAACGTGGCGTGATTCATCGAGATTTGAAACCAGATAATGTTTTTGTGATACAAGGCGCAGCCGGACGCGACTTTGTCAAAGTGCTTGATTTTGGTTTAGCCAAAAACACCGAAAGTAAACACTCCTTGGCCACGCAAACTGGATCGGTGCTTGGCACCCCGGCATACATGGCGCCAGAGCAAGCTGAAGGCAGTAAACATATAGGCCCCGAAGCTGATCGTTATGCCTTTGCGGCCATAGCACTTGAGCTATTTACCGGGGAGCTTCCTTATGAAGTGGATAGCCCCTCGAGAATGCTTGTAGCGATTCTGACCAAAGAGCCCAGGCTGCCAAGCGAGCTTGGCTACGAAAATCGCAGCCTCGATCATGCTTTTGAGAGAGCGCTTTCACGCTCTGTGCACAGACGGTTTTCAAGCTGCATAGCATTTGTAGCAGCATTGCGCGAGATTCTGAGTGCAGCGTCGAAATATCCTTCTTCAACTGATCCTAAATCGGTTTTTGGTACCGCTCCGACAGTTAGTCTTCATACGCCTCGCTTGAAGAGCTACCGTTTAGGCATTCTGTTGATCGTGATTGCTGTTAGTCTGCTAGGTGTTGGAATTTACGCAGCCACGCGTTCTCAAGTTCCCAAGGCAGCTAAAAGGATCCAAGTATCAAGCCAAGAGATCGAGGACACTAAAAGCTTGGATTCAGGTATTGAGTTGCTACCGCCCCCCAATACCGGTGCATCGAAGGTTCCCAAGCAAAGAGCAAATGTCTCTTCGACAAAGCAACAAAAACTCAATACCAGCAAAAAGACCCCGAAAAAAAACAAAACGAATATCTTGCCAAAGGTTGATGAAGTCTTTGGTGATTAA